One Enterococcus silesiacus genomic window carries:
- a CDS encoding portal protein, producing MNNENEEVSEKFDRVNEFEHGTDISYSSDVNVNYVSFSVESNIHYRYSLAEDLLNDSDVLAKMIFHHNEHQVPRLQVLDDYYKAKNTNIIKNRRRKEKEKADHRAAHNFGKVLSTFDVGYNTGNPLKIQIDNEDSQKTIDDFNLDNDIDGLNGELWLDMDKYGRAYEVVYRDEDDVDYVDLCNVFETFVVYDTTVKRRPILAVRYPKTKFTVDADKQYIQPIIYTKDNIITYDETTIAAIELKNPNEAPHDYKEVQITEFSPNRFRMGLYEDILSQIDLYDAGQSDTANYMTDLNDAMLVISGDIEAAGLTTDDAIKQKEANMLLLESGTDINGNKTSVAAEYIYKQYDVNGVEAYKERVRNGIHEISMVPDLTDTNFSGVQSGEAMKYKMFGFNQMTAVKQRLFKKSLVRRYRLLFNLKSSVSEIDNSDLKGLRIVFTPNLPKAILEELKTLVDSGAELSQETILGLASFIDDVQAEINRVKQEGQPVPGTDQEKDQLKKEQAEFLAKQAKSEED from the coding sequence ATGAATAACGAAAATGAAGAAGTGTCCGAAAAGTTTGATAGAGTAAATGAATTTGAACATGGCACTGACATCAGTTATTCAAGTGATGTGAATGTAAATTATGTTAGCTTCAGTGTAGAATCTAATATCCATTACAGATATAGTTTGGCAGAGGATTTATTGAATGATTCTGATGTTTTAGCAAAGATGATTTTTCATCATAATGAGCATCAAGTTCCACGACTGCAGGTTTTAGATGATTATTACAAAGCAAAAAATACAAACATTATTAAGAACCGTCGGCGTAAAGAGAAAGAAAAGGCTGATCATAGAGCAGCGCATAACTTTGGTAAGGTACTTTCAACATTTGATGTTGGGTACAATACGGGAAATCCTTTAAAGATTCAAATAGATAATGAGGATAGTCAGAAAACGATTGATGACTTTAATCTTGATAATGATATTGACGGATTAAATGGGGAATTGTGGTTGGACATGGACAAATATGGTCGAGCATACGAAGTTGTATATCGAGATGAAGATGATGTTGATTATGTGGATCTATGCAACGTTTTTGAAACTTTCGTTGTTTATGATACTACGGTTAAGCGCAGACCTATATTAGCTGTTCGATATCCTAAAACAAAATTTACAGTAGATGCTGACAAACAATATATCCAACCGATAATTTACACCAAAGATAACATTATCACTTATGATGAAACAACTATTGCTGCTATTGAACTAAAAAATCCAAATGAAGCTCCTCACGACTATAAAGAAGTTCAGATAACCGAGTTTTCACCTAATCGATTCCGAATGGGTTTATATGAGGATATTCTATCTCAGATTGATCTTTACGATGCAGGGCAATCTGACACAGCTAATTACATGACAGATCTAAATGATGCAATGTTAGTAATAAGTGGTGATATTGAAGCGGCTGGCTTAACTACAGATGATGCCATTAAACAAAAAGAAGCGAATATGCTCTTGCTTGAATCAGGTACTGATATTAACGGAAACAAGACCTCGGTCGCTGCTGAATATATCTATAAGCAATATGACGTGAACGGCGTTGAAGCATATAAAGAACGTGTCAGAAATGGAATCCATGAGATTTCAATGGTTCCAGATTTAACTGATACAAATTTTTCAGGAGTGCAATCAGGAGAAGCAATGAAATATAAAATGTTTGGATTTAATCAAATGACGGCAGTAAAGCAAAGGCTATTTAAAAAGAGTCTTGTGCGGCGCTACCGCCTTTTATTCAATCTAAAATCGAGTGTTTCGGAGATTGACAATTCTGATCTAAAAGGATTACGAATTGTGTTTACACCTAATCTACCTAAGGCCATCCTTGAAGAATTAAAAACGCTGGTTGATTCTGGAGCCGAACTTAGCCAAGAAACCATCCTTGGTCTAGCTTCATTTATAGATGACGTACAAGCTGAGATTAATCGAGTGAAGCAAGAGGGACAACCAGTTCCAGGAACTGATCAAGAAAAGGACCAGTTAAAAAAAGAACAAGCAGAATTTCTAGCAAAACAGGCTAAATCTGAGGAGGACTGA